In Glycine max cultivar Williams 82 chromosome 7, Glycine_max_v4.0, whole genome shotgun sequence, a single window of DNA contains:
- the LOC102667102 gene encoding uncharacterized protein — MEKSSSSYTIEARSRVFCLCNVEAPLVTSWTEDNPGRRFYGCGRKGCNYFKWHNLVANIHQKKIIVALMKKVDELKLREKDLQSRISEDEGKIIRIVLVVS, encoded by the exons ATGGAAAAGAGTTCCTCATCATACACCATCGAGGCCCGAAGTCGCGTGTTTTGTCTCTGTAACGTAGAGGCTCCACTGGTGACATCGTGGACTGAGGATAATCCAGGGAGGCGTTTTTATGGTTGTG GTAGGAAAGGGTGTAATTATTTTAAGTGGCACAATCTAGTTGCCAACATTCATCAGAAGAAGATCATTGTAGCATTGATGAAGAAGGttgatgaattgaagttgaGGGAAAAGGATTTGCAAAGCAGGATTAGTGAAGatgaaggaaaaattataaggaTTGTATTGGTTGTTTCTTAG